A part of Rhinatrema bivittatum chromosome 16, aRhiBiv1.1, whole genome shotgun sequence genomic DNA contains:
- the LOC115078095 gene encoding olfactory receptor 10A4-like encodes MKFSKAAAQRNQTLVTEFVLQGFSDLSSLLQLFLFALFLVIYVMTLLGNTIIILIATVDTQLYTPMYFFLRNLSFLELCYISTTVPKMLVNFLVKDRSLSLIGCAVQLYFFSFLGTTDCFLLAVMAYDRYIAISSPLHYTVIMRWKLCIELAATSWIIGILVAFGQTIFIFSLPFCGSNVINHFFCDFPPLLKLACGDTYGNEVTIFLAGVFVLLMPCLLILFSYAQILATILRIRSAVGRQKAFSTCASHLTSVSLFFGTALFMYLRPKSSHSAESDKILSLLYCVITPLLNPAIYTLKNKEVKRALRKSLGGKESICMRQTKG; translated from the coding sequence ATGAAATTCTCCAAGGCAGCTGCTCAGAGAAACCAGACTTTAGTGACTGAATTTGTCCTCCAGGGATTCTCAGACTTATCTTCGCTGCTGCAGCTTTTCCTCTTTGCCCTCTTCTTGGTCATCTATGTTATGACCCTGCTGGGAAATACCATCATCATCCTCATTGCAACAGTGGACACACAGCTTTAtacccccatgtatttcttccttaGGAACTTATCCTTCTTGGAACTCTGCTACATCTCTACCACAGTTCCGAAGATGTTGGTGAACTTTCTAGTGAAGGATCGAAGTCTGTCACTCATCGGTTGTGCAGTGCAATTGTATTTCTTTAGCTTTCTGGGGACTACAGACTGTTTCCTACTGGCAGTCATGGCATATGATCGGTATATTGCCATAAGTAGTCCCCTGCATTATACTGTCATTATGAGATGGAAGCTTTGCATTGAGTTGGCTGCCACTTCATGGATTATAGGCATTCTGGTGGCATTTGGACAGACTATTTTCATCTTCAGTTTACCATTCTGTGGTTCCAATGTAATTAATCATTTCTTTTGTGATTTCCCGCCCCTACTGAAACTGGCATGTGGAGACACTTATGGCAATGAGGTTACCATTTTTCTGGCAGGGGTATTTGTGTTGCTAATGCCTTGCTTGTTAATTTTGTTCTCTTATGCCCAAATCCTTGCCACCATCTTGCGCATACGTTCTGCGGTGGGGAGGCAGAAAGCTTTCTCCACCTGTGCCTCCCACCTGACCTCTGTATCCTTGTTCTTTGGAACCGCCCTCTTCATGTACCTGCGTCCCAAATCAAGTCATTCTGCAGAGAGTGACAAAATTCTTTCCCTACTGTATTGTGTAATAACGCCCCTGCTAAACCCTGCGATCTACACCCTGAAGAATAAGGAAGTGAAGAGAGCACTGAGGAAGTCACTGGGTGGCAAAGAGAGTATCTGCATGAGACAAACaaaaggttaa
- the LOC115077387 gene encoding olfactory receptor 1F12-like — protein MMNDYMEMGNHSGAVTEFLILGFSEFPELQLPLFTLFLFLYLMAVLGNLLVICVVCADRHLHTPMYFFLANLSALDICSFTAVVPKLLAVLTRSNKISFRECILQMYLCLACICTEYNLLTAMAYDRYVAICNPLRYAIIMNKRVCALLAAVSWVTGLIEALPHTIATSQFSFCDSNVINHIFCDISALLELSCSDTSVFSTINFVEVWFTGFIPFLLILTSYIFIISNVLKIRSSEGKSKAFSTCSSHLTVIILAYGTITGVYFQPRSGDSVKSNKLVTTLYIAVLPLLNPLIYSLRSKELNVALKKALSKKST, from the coding sequence ATGATGAATGATTACATGGAAATGGGGAATCACAGCGGTGCTGTGACAGAATTCCTGATTCTGGGGTTCTCGGagttcccagagctgcagctccctctcttcacGCTCTTCTTATTCCTCTACCTGATGGCcgtgctggggaacctcctcGTTATCTGCGTTGTATGCGCCGACCGgcacctgcacacccccatgtatttcttcctgGCCAACTTGTCTGCCTTAGATATCTGCTCTTTCACCGCAGTTGTTCCAAAATTGCTGGCAGTCCTAACAAGAAGCAATAAGATATCTTTCAGGGAATGCATTCTGCAGATGTACCTTTGTTTGGCTTGTATATGTACAGAATATAATCTTCTTACTGCCATGGCGTATGATCGTTATGTTGCGATATGCAATCCCCTGCGTTACGCCATCATCATgaataagagggtctgtgctctttTGGCAGCCGTCTCATGGGTAACAGGCTTAATAGAAGCACTGCCACATACTATCGCTACatcccagttttctttctgtgactccaATGTAATCAATCACATCTTCTGTGACATCTCAGCATTGCTAGAACTTTCATGCTCAGACACCTCTGTTTTTTCGACTATAAATTTTGTAGAAGTATGGTTTACAGGCTTTATCCCATTTCTCCTAATCCTGACATCCTACATCTTTATCATCTCCAACGTCCTAAAAATCCGTTCTTCAGAGGGGAAgagcaaggccttctccacctgctcctcccacctgacAGTTATCATTCTGGCATATGGGACTATTACAGGAGTTTATTTCCAGCCCAGGTCAGGGGATTCTGTGAAGTCAAACAAGTTGGTTACCACACTGTATATAGCTGTTCTCCCACTGTTAAACCCTCTGATTTATAGCTTGAGGAGCAAAGAGTTAAATGTGGCCCTCAAAAAAGCCCTAAGCAAGAAATCAACTTGA
- the LOC115077388 gene encoding olfactory receptor 5B21-like: MMNEYMEMGNHSGAVTEFLILGFSEFPELQLPLFTLFLFLYLMAVLGNLLVICIVCADRHLHTPMYFFLANLSALDICSFTSVVPKLLAVLTSSSKISFRECILQMYCYIMCLCTEYNLLTAMAYDRYVAICNPLRYTIIMNKRVCALLAAVSWVTGLIEALPHTIATSQFSFCDSNVINHIFCDISALLELSCSDTSVFSIINFAEVWFTGFIPLFLTLTSYIFIISNVLKIHSTEGKSKAFSTCFSHLTVIILAYGSIIGVYLQPRSGDSVKSNKLVTTLYIAVLPLLNPLIYSLRSKELNVALKKALSKKST, from the coding sequence ATGATGAATGAATACATGGAAATGGGGAATCACAGTGGTGCTGTGACAGAATTCCTGATTCTGGGGTTctcagagttcccagagctgcagctccctctcttcacGCTCTTCTTATTCCTCTACCTGAtggccgtgctgggaaacctccTCGTCATCTGCATAGTATGCGCTGATCGgcacctgcacacccccatgtatttcttcttggcCAACTTGTCTGCCTTAGATATCTGCTCTTTCACCTCAGTTGTTCCAAAATTGCTGGCAGTCCTAACAAGCAGCAGTAAGATATCTTTCAGGGAATGCATTCTGCAGATGTACTGCTATATAATGTGCTTATGTACAGAATATAATCTTCTTACTGCCATGGCTTATGATCGTTATGTTGCGATATGCAATCCCCTGCGTTACACTATCATCATgaataagagggtctgtgctctttTGGCAGCCGTCTCATGGGTAACAGGCTTAATAGAAGCACTGCCACATACTATCGCTACatcccagttttctttctgtgactccaATGTAATCAATCACATCTTCTGTGACATCTCAGCATTGCTGGAACTTTCATGCTCAGACACCTCTGTTTTTTCGATTATAAATTTTGCAGAAGTATGGTTTACAGGCTTTATCCCATTATTCCTAACCCTGACATCCTACATCTTTATCATCTCCAACGTCCTAAAAATCCATTCTACAGAGGGGAAgagcaaggccttctccacctgcttcTCCCACCTGACAGTCATCATTCTGGCATATGGGAGTATTATAGGAGTTTATTTGCAGCCCAGATCAGGGGATTCTGTGAAGTCAAACAAGTTGGTTACCACATTGTATATAGCTGTTCTCCCACTGTTAAACCCTCTGATTTATAGCTTGAGGAGCAAAGAGTTAAATGTGGCCCTCAAAAAAGCCCTAAGCAAGAAATCAACTTGA